The following are from one region of the Osmerus mordax isolate fOsmMor3 chromosome 1, fOsmMor3.pri, whole genome shotgun sequence genome:
- the LOC136940466 gene encoding LIM domain and actin-binding protein 1-like isoform X1 produces the protein MESGSFNRRSWASQSLRVTAKELSLISGRGKTNAIAERFSKYQRAAESNAEKKKASVESLPPTLRSGNLSVLKKRWEHTGPPPQDKTVPLPTSKPRARITPPAVPRPPPPTENHSPTKSPGPLNTQEGQSIASHHPYLPAAIKPAEGGENQRAMEKKEMRTNEGEEEEGLMQVEEKVVSSPCSPLEKPSMPLNSLKMMFEKGEGGSIGKETRTGLRRTPSEDMDRLGGLSLSERVFESTSLRDRMAKYQAAVSKKDAARIGSSSMCASVSEMDGSHLSGKEIVPPGGVALVSPLESKIKKLPVHETNGTDMNSHPSSKSSPLSAAHSDPPKATRKFCLPVRETCIACLKTVYPLERLVADQHIYHNTCFRCVHCNTKLSLGNYASLHGNVYCKPHFSQLFKAKGNYDEGFGHRPHKELWTTRTDEEEDLLEEERARPKEVEELTVVSHPAENNPAKQPSPTVEESPIAKVTDLAASLETLAHTNTSSNEKHSSVERPTETRRLRIAWPPSSEGDLGAGTGARGGSPSLEGAAGGRPWRAKWPPEGELLMSNQSPEQAELKSLRRSSSLKERSRPFSVAVTASSPLSLGPREPRRPIRPLLERRGSLEETRCWPQDPAQQAQGQAERGRDEREEKKPIGGGSSSEEEAESLPKQTENRKEQMSREKAAAAAAVEDEEEEAPLKCQSASPEIPASPSSPLHVKHNRTSQDVGFWDGEEEGGEGEEELTVEQMIKRNRYYEEDDEEDDV, from the exons GTACCAACGAGCGGCTGAGTCCAatgcagagaagaagaaagca TCGGTTGAGAGTCTGCCACCCACCCTGCGCTCAGGGAACCTGAGTGTTTTAAAGAAACGTTGGGAACATACAGGACCCCCTCCACAGGATAAAACTGTTCCTCTGCCCACCAGCAAACCCCGTGCTCGCATTACCCCTCCAGCTGTGCccagacctcccccccccaccgaaaACCATTCCCCAACCAAGTCCCCTGGACCCTTGAACACTCAAGAAGGTCAAAGTATAGCCAGCCACCACCCGTACCTCCCAGCAGCAATAAagccagcagagggaggagagaaccagagagcaatggagaagaaagagatgagaacaaatgaaggagaagaggaggaagggttgATGCAGGTGGAAGAGAAAGTGGTGTCCAGCCCCTGCAGCCCCTTGGAGAAACCCAGTATGCCTCTCAACAGTCTGAAGATGATGtttgagaagggagagggaggctccattggcaag GAGACAAGGACGGGACTGCGCCGGACCCCTTCAGAGGACATGGACAGACTTGGGG GCCTTTCCTTATCTGAGAGAGTGTTTGAGTCCACATCACTTAGGGACAGGATGGCAAAATACCAAGCTGCTGTGTCCAAAAAGGACGCTGCACGCATTGGGAGTTcatccatgtgt GCTAGTGTCTCAGAAATGGATGGAAGTCACCTCAGTGGCAAGGAAATtgtgccccctggtggtgtaGCTTTG GTATCACCTTTAGAGTCTAAAATCAAAAAACTGCCAGTTCATGAGACTAACG GCACTGATATGAATTCACATCCTAGCTCTAAGAGTAGCCCTCTGTCGGCTGCCCATAGTGATCCACCGAAGGCAACTAGA AAATTCTGCCTGCCTGTGAGGGAAACTTGCATTGCGTGCCTAAAGACTGTGTACCCTCTGGAGAGACTGGTGGCAGATCAGCACATTTACCACAACACCTGCTTCCGCTGTGTCCACTGCAACACTAAGCTCAG CTTGGGGAACTATGCCTCTTTGCATGGCAATGTCTACTGCAAGCCCCACTTTAGCCAGCTGTTCAAGGCCAAAGGAAACTATGATGAGGGCTTTGGACACCGGCCCCACAAAGAGCTATGGACCACCCGGACTGACGAAGAGGAGGACTTGttggaagaagagagagctaGGCCAAAGGAAGTTGAGGAACTGACAGTAGTTTCTCATCCAGCTGAGAACAACCCAGCCAAACAACCGAGCCCCACTGTGGAGGAGTCTCCCATAGCCAAGGTAACAGACCTGGCTGCCTCTCTGGAGACACTGGCCCACACCAACACAAGTTCAAATGAGAAGCACAGCTCTGTGGAGAGACCAACAGAGACTCGCAGGCTGAGGATCGCCTGGCCCCCTTCTTCAGAGGGAGATTTAGGGGCTGGGACGGGTGCCCGAGGAGGAAGCCCCTCCTTGGAGGGAGCTGCTGGGGGTCGGCCATGGAGGGCGAAGTGGCCCCCAGAGGGAGAGCTGCTGATGTCCAATCAGAGCCCAGAGCAGGCAGAGCTGAAAAGCCTGAGGAGAAGCTCCTCTCTGAAGGAGCGCAGTCGGCCCTTTTCTGTGGCTGTCACCGCTAGTTCCCCTCTGTCCCTGGGCCCCCGGGAGCCCCGCCGACCCATCAGGCCCCTGCTGGAGAGAAGGGGCTCTCTGGAGGAAACCCGCTGCTGGCCTCAGGACCCTGCCCAGCAGGCTCAgggccaggcagagagagggagggatgagagggaagagaagaagcCCATTGGAGGAGGCAGCAGCTCAGAGGAGGAAGCTGAAAGTCTTCCAAAGCAGACGGAGAATAGAAAGGAACAAATGTCAAGAGagaaagcagcagcagcagcggcagtggaagatgaggaggaagaagcGCCTCTGAAATGCCAAAGTGCCTCACCAGAAATCCCAGCATCCCCCTCTTCACCTCTGCATGTCAAACACAACCGCACCTCCCAGGATGTGGGATTCTGGGAtggggaagaagaggggggagaaggggaggaggagctgacagTGGAGCAGATGATCAAGAGGAATCGCTACTATGAAGAAgatgatgaggaagatgatGTCTGA
- the LOC136940466 gene encoding LIM domain and actin-binding protein 1-like isoform X2: MESGSFNRRSWASQSLRVTAKELSLISGRGKTNAIAERFSKYQRAAESNAEKKKAETRTGLRRTPSEDMDRLGGLSLSERVFESTSLRDRMAKYQAAVSKKDAARIGSSSMCASVSEMDGSHLSGKEIVPPGGVALVSPLESKIKKLPVHETNGTDMNSHPSSKSSPLSAAHSDPPKATRKFCLPVRETCIACLKTVYPLERLVADQHIYHNTCFRCVHCNTKLSLGNYASLHGNVYCKPHFSQLFKAKGNYDEGFGHRPHKELWTTRTDEEEDLLEEERARPKEVEELTVVSHPAENNPAKQPSPTVEESPIAKVTDLAASLETLAHTNTSSNEKHSSVERPTETRRLRIAWPPSSEGDLGAGTGARGGSPSLEGAAGGRPWRAKWPPEGELLMSNQSPEQAELKSLRRSSSLKERSRPFSVAVTASSPLSLGPREPRRPIRPLLERRGSLEETRCWPQDPAQQAQGQAERGRDEREEKKPIGGGSSSEEEAESLPKQTENRKEQMSREKAAAAAAVEDEEEEAPLKCQSASPEIPASPSSPLHVKHNRTSQDVGFWDGEEEGGEGEEELTVEQMIKRNRYYEEDDEEDDV, encoded by the exons GTACCAACGAGCGGCTGAGTCCAatgcagagaagaagaaagca GAGACAAGGACGGGACTGCGCCGGACCCCTTCAGAGGACATGGACAGACTTGGGG GCCTTTCCTTATCTGAGAGAGTGTTTGAGTCCACATCACTTAGGGACAGGATGGCAAAATACCAAGCTGCTGTGTCCAAAAAGGACGCTGCACGCATTGGGAGTTcatccatgtgt GCTAGTGTCTCAGAAATGGATGGAAGTCACCTCAGTGGCAAGGAAATtgtgccccctggtggtgtaGCTTTG GTATCACCTTTAGAGTCTAAAATCAAAAAACTGCCAGTTCATGAGACTAACG GCACTGATATGAATTCACATCCTAGCTCTAAGAGTAGCCCTCTGTCGGCTGCCCATAGTGATCCACCGAAGGCAACTAGA AAATTCTGCCTGCCTGTGAGGGAAACTTGCATTGCGTGCCTAAAGACTGTGTACCCTCTGGAGAGACTGGTGGCAGATCAGCACATTTACCACAACACCTGCTTCCGCTGTGTCCACTGCAACACTAAGCTCAG CTTGGGGAACTATGCCTCTTTGCATGGCAATGTCTACTGCAAGCCCCACTTTAGCCAGCTGTTCAAGGCCAAAGGAAACTATGATGAGGGCTTTGGACACCGGCCCCACAAAGAGCTATGGACCACCCGGACTGACGAAGAGGAGGACTTGttggaagaagagagagctaGGCCAAAGGAAGTTGAGGAACTGACAGTAGTTTCTCATCCAGCTGAGAACAACCCAGCCAAACAACCGAGCCCCACTGTGGAGGAGTCTCCCATAGCCAAGGTAACAGACCTGGCTGCCTCTCTGGAGACACTGGCCCACACCAACACAAGTTCAAATGAGAAGCACAGCTCTGTGGAGAGACCAACAGAGACTCGCAGGCTGAGGATCGCCTGGCCCCCTTCTTCAGAGGGAGATTTAGGGGCTGGGACGGGTGCCCGAGGAGGAAGCCCCTCCTTGGAGGGAGCTGCTGGGGGTCGGCCATGGAGGGCGAAGTGGCCCCCAGAGGGAGAGCTGCTGATGTCCAATCAGAGCCCAGAGCAGGCAGAGCTGAAAAGCCTGAGGAGAAGCTCCTCTCTGAAGGAGCGCAGTCGGCCCTTTTCTGTGGCTGTCACCGCTAGTTCCCCTCTGTCCCTGGGCCCCCGGGAGCCCCGCCGACCCATCAGGCCCCTGCTGGAGAGAAGGGGCTCTCTGGAGGAAACCCGCTGCTGGCCTCAGGACCCTGCCCAGCAGGCTCAgggccaggcagagagagggagggatgagagggaagagaagaagcCCATTGGAGGAGGCAGCAGCTCAGAGGAGGAAGCTGAAAGTCTTCCAAAGCAGACGGAGAATAGAAAGGAACAAATGTCAAGAGagaaagcagcagcagcagcggcagtggaagatgaggaggaagaagcGCCTCTGAAATGCCAAAGTGCCTCACCAGAAATCCCAGCATCCCCCTCTTCACCTCTGCATGTCAAACACAACCGCACCTCCCAGGATGTGGGATTCTGGGAtggggaagaagaggggggagaaggggaggaggagctgacagTGGAGCAGATGATCAAGAGGAATCGCTACTATGAAGAAgatgatgaggaagatgatGTCTGA